The following are from one region of the Methyloversatilis discipulorum genome:
- a CDS encoding sensor histidine kinase, protein MDILIAEDDENSRLMLSAALESRGHAVRTAADGRAALELAKAQPPDLIVSDILMPELDGYGLCRAVRAHPQLAAIPFAFYTATFTDRRDEELAYRLGADRFLVKPCEIGALVAELEALGSRGPQRPVVGDADALYAERLRDKLDKKISELEAERTRLRDFAEAAADWFWETDAERTIVYTSDGAWPLRGLSLNALFAMRRPGPQRHDDIALLTQEFRPFRDIVIDWRQQDGGVRIMALSGRPWRDASGQIAGYRGSARDVSRQVKAEEDLRALNHELDERVRSRTSSLRAAFEELESFSYSVSHDLRGPLRAIHGFASVLESEMTRPDVSGLGKASFDALSRILRAALRMEHLVDDLLELSRVTRMPLQRQPVDLSALAQEIADMLRASDPRRDCTFVIQPGMLVAGDVGLLRIALDNLLRNAWKFSSPVPHGSIEVGAEGRGQQAVIYIRDNGVGFDMAHADKLFNPFIRLHREGEFEGTGIGLALVQRIIRRHNGRVWARAEPGKGATFCFTLGESDAELPPIAA, encoded by the coding sequence AGGCGCAGCCGCCCGACCTCATCGTGTCCGACATCCTGATGCCGGAACTCGATGGCTATGGCCTGTGCCGCGCGGTGCGTGCCCACCCGCAGCTGGCTGCCATCCCGTTCGCCTTCTACACCGCCACCTTCACCGACCGCCGCGACGAGGAACTGGCCTACCGGCTGGGTGCCGACCGCTTCCTGGTCAAGCCCTGCGAGATCGGCGCGCTGGTCGCCGAGCTGGAGGCGCTGGGCAGCCGAGGCCCGCAGCGGCCGGTGGTCGGCGACGCCGACGCGCTGTACGCCGAGCGGCTGCGCGACAAGCTGGACAAGAAAATCAGCGAACTCGAAGCCGAGCGCACGCGGCTGCGCGATTTCGCCGAGGCGGCGGCCGACTGGTTCTGGGAAACCGATGCCGAGCGCACCATTGTGTACACGTCGGACGGCGCCTGGCCGCTGCGCGGCCTGTCGCTGAACGCGCTGTTCGCGATGCGCCGCCCCGGCCCGCAGCGGCACGACGACATCGCGCTGCTGACGCAGGAATTCCGTCCCTTCCGCGACATCGTGATCGACTGGCGACAGCAGGACGGCGGCGTGCGCATCATGGCGCTGTCCGGCCGCCCGTGGCGCGATGCCTCCGGCCAGATCGCCGGCTACCGCGGCAGTGCGCGCGACGTCAGTCGCCAGGTCAAGGCGGAAGAGGATCTGCGCGCACTCAATCACGAACTGGACGAGCGCGTGCGCAGCCGCACCTCCAGCCTGCGGGCCGCATTCGAGGAACTGGAAAGCTTCAGCTACTCGGTGTCGCACGACCTGCGCGGCCCGCTGCGCGCCATTCACGGCTTCGCCAGCGTGCTCGAATCGGAAATGACACGGCCCGACGTGAGCGGCCTCGGCAAGGCGAGTTTCGATGCGCTGTCGCGCATCCTGCGCGCCGCGCTGCGCATGGAGCATCTGGTCGACGACCTGCTCGAACTGTCGCGCGTGACGCGGATGCCGCTGCAGCGCCAGCCGGTCGACCTCAGCGCGCTGGCGCAGGAGATCGCCGACATGCTGCGCGCCAGCGATCCGCGCCGCGACTGCACCTTCGTCATCCAGCCCGGCATGCTGGTGGCCGGTGACGTCGGCCTGCTGCGCATTGCGCTCGACAACCTGCTGCGCAACGCGTGGAAGTTCTCGTCGCCGGTGCCGCACGGCAGCATCGAAGTCGGCGCCGAAGGCCGTGGTCAGCAGGCGGTGATCTACATACGCGACAACGGCGTGGGCTTCGACATGGCGCACGCCGACAAGCTGTTCAATCCCTTCATCCGGCTGCATCGCGAAGGTGAGTTCGAAGGCACCGGCATCGGCCTGGCGCTGGTCCAGCGCATCATCCGTCGCCACAACGGCCGCGTCTGGGCGCGCGCCGAGCCGGGCAAGGGCGCCACCTTCTGTTTCACGCTGGGCGAGAGCGACGCCGAACTGCCGCCGATCGCCGCCTGA
- a CDS encoding M48 family metallopeptidase — protein MDVSRFEQLIHRLEAVAARNPSGYRARVAAVALLGFVILAVVLGMALLMVGALAGVVLMLFKGGGAVALIALKLGKALILLALPLWLLLKTSFRMLLARFPAPEGLEITRADAPRLFERLDDMQRRMNGPAFHHVLLVDQLNAAVVQHPRLGLFGWNRHYLILGLPLLQTLDEDEALAVVAHEYGHLAGDHGRFGAFIYRLRGAWGQMQAMAQTWDDWGSRLVARLFGWYAPWFNAYSFVMARANEYQADRSSAELVGAAAAARALQRVGVAARFEAQDFWPGIDRLARLQAEPPSALSGEWRRALSSLDEARACSYRDEVLQESTGYGDTHPCLNDRLRALGEAPSPVLPAIGTTAAERWLGDALPRLAGVLDARWRDDVRTRWQERNSYLAERLQQLQALRENGERSVENEWTLLLLTAELEPDVDRRPAIEALLARAPDHLAARFALGDLKLDADDAGGIDDIEAVMQADADAILAGCETIWRWLRTRDPVRADLYRERWERRQAHLAGVQHEMDTLDPKCELGRHDLSPEVEADIVRAVLPHVDRLARVFLLRRPIGADPRARAYVLAFDMTRRWLRSEEALGKLARTLAAADYPVSLHVVPLGAKAFRGWRKRIRALGVDALPLGGES, from the coding sequence ATGGACGTATCGCGTTTCGAACAGCTGATCCACCGCCTCGAAGCGGTGGCTGCGCGCAACCCGTCGGGCTATCGCGCGCGCGTGGCGGCGGTGGCGCTGCTCGGCTTCGTCATCCTGGCCGTCGTGCTCGGCATGGCCCTGCTGATGGTCGGCGCGCTGGCCGGCGTCGTGCTGATGCTGTTCAAGGGCGGTGGCGCGGTCGCGCTGATCGCGCTGAAGCTGGGCAAGGCCCTCATCCTGCTCGCGTTGCCGCTGTGGCTGCTGCTGAAGACCTCCTTCCGCATGCTGCTGGCGCGCTTTCCGGCCCCGGAGGGCCTGGAGATCACGCGCGCCGACGCTCCGCGGCTGTTCGAGCGCCTCGACGACATGCAGCGACGGATGAACGGGCCCGCCTTCCATCACGTGCTGCTGGTCGACCAGCTCAATGCCGCCGTCGTGCAGCACCCGCGGCTCGGCCTGTTCGGCTGGAACCGGCACTACCTGATACTGGGCCTGCCGCTGCTGCAGACGCTGGACGAGGACGAGGCGCTGGCGGTGGTCGCCCACGAATACGGTCACCTGGCCGGCGACCACGGCCGCTTCGGCGCCTTCATCTACCGGCTGCGCGGCGCCTGGGGCCAGATGCAGGCGATGGCGCAGACCTGGGACGACTGGGGCAGCCGCCTCGTCGCCCGGCTGTTCGGCTGGTACGCGCCCTGGTTCAACGCCTACTCGTTCGTGATGGCGCGCGCCAACGAATACCAGGCCGACCGCTCGTCGGCCGAACTGGTCGGTGCCGCCGCGGCCGCCCGCGCACTGCAGCGGGTGGGCGTCGCCGCGCGCTTCGAGGCGCAGGATTTCTGGCCCGGCATAGACCGTCTGGCCCGCCTGCAGGCGGAGCCGCCTTCCGCACTGAGCGGCGAATGGCGACGCGCGCTGTCGTCGCTCGACGAAGCGCGCGCCTGCAGTTACCGCGACGAGGTGCTGCAGGAAAGCACCGGCTACGGCGACACCCACCCCTGCCTGAACGACCGTCTGCGCGCATTGGGCGAAGCGCCGTCGCCCGTCCTGCCGGCGATCGGCACGACCGCGGCCGAGCGCTGGCTGGGCGACGCACTGCCGCGACTGGCCGGCGTACTCGATGCCCGCTGGCGCGACGACGTACGCACGCGCTGGCAGGAGCGCAACAGCTATCTGGCCGAACGTCTGCAGCAGTTGCAGGCGCTGCGCGAGAACGGGGAGCGCAGCGTCGAGAATGAATGGACGCTGCTGCTGCTGACCGCCGAACTGGAGCCGGATGTCGACCGGCGACCGGCCATCGAGGCGCTGCTCGCGCGGGCGCCGGACCACCTTGCGGCACGCTTCGCGCTCGGCGACCTGAAGCTGGACGCCGATGACGCCGGCGGCATCGACGACATCGAGGCGGTGATGCAGGCCGACGCGGACGCGATACTCGCCGGCTGCGAAACGATCTGGCGCTGGCTGCGCACGCGCGACCCGGTGCGCGCCGACCTGTACCGCGAACGCTGGGAAAGACGGCAGGCACATCTCGCCGGCGTGCAGCACGAAATGGACACGCTGGACCCGAAGTGCGAACTCGGTCGGCACGACCTGTCGCCCGAGGTCGAAGCGGACATCGTGCGCGCCGTGCTGCCGCACGTCGATCGCCTCGCCCGCGTCTTCCTGCTGCGGCGGCCGATCGGCGCCGACCCGCGGGCGCGTGCCTACGTGCTGGCTTTCGACATGACGCGGCGCTGGCTGCGCAGTGAAGAGGCGCTCGGCAAGCTGGCGCGGACGCTGGCGGCAGCGGACTATCCGGTGTCACTGCACGTGGTGCCGCTGGGCGCGAAAGCCTTCCGCGGCTGGCGCAAGCGCATCCGCGCGCTGGGCGTCGACGCGCTGCCGCTGGGCGGCGAAAGCTGA
- a CDS encoding DMT family transporter, translated as MSSADARLGIWLAVIASAGFSLKAILAKLAYPHGVDPVTLVALRMLLAAPVFVVVAWREARRGAPLSARDWATVTVLGLFGYYGASMLDFYGLLYISAGLERLVLFTYPTLTLLIGWMAHGRRITRREIVASLLCYGGIALAVVHDIEVSGEAATIALGCALVFGSSLSFAIYLTGAAAPIRKLGATRFSALATLVSTVAVSLHFVAVRPLDALAQPAPVLWLAVAMALFSTVLPVFLQSAAIRRMGAQTAALVGSTGPVITVFLAWWMLAEPVSALQIAGTVLVIAGVLWVGRR; from the coding sequence GTGAGCAGCGCCGACGCGCGCCTCGGCATCTGGCTCGCCGTCATCGCATCGGCCGGCTTTTCGCTGAAGGCCATCCTGGCCAAGCTCGCCTATCCACACGGCGTCGATCCGGTGACGCTGGTGGCGCTGCGCATGCTGCTGGCCGCCCCCGTCTTCGTCGTCGTGGCTTGGCGCGAAGCGCGGCGCGGCGCGCCGCTCAGCGCCCGCGACTGGGCGACCGTCACGGTGCTCGGCCTGTTCGGCTACTACGGTGCCAGCATGCTGGATTTCTATGGCCTGCTCTACATTTCCGCCGGTCTGGAACGGCTGGTGCTGTTCACCTACCCGACGCTGACGCTGCTGATTGGCTGGATGGCGCACGGCCGCCGCATCACGCGGCGCGAAATCGTCGCCAGCCTGCTCTGCTACGGCGGCATCGCGCTGGCCGTGGTGCACGACATCGAAGTGAGCGGCGAGGCAGCGACCATCGCGCTGGGCTGCGCGCTGGTGTTCGGCTCCTCGCTCAGCTTCGCCATCTACCTGACCGGTGCCGCGGCGCCGATACGCAAGCTCGGCGCGACGCGCTTTTCGGCGCTCGCGACGCTGGTGTCGACGGTGGCGGTCAGCCTGCACTTCGTCGCCGTGCGCCCGCTCGACGCGCTGGCACAGCCGGCGCCGGTGCTGTGGCTGGCAGTGGCGATGGCACTGTTCTCGACCGTGCTGCCGGTGTTCCTGCAGTCGGCGGCGATCCGCCGCATGGGTGCGCAGACCGCGGCGCTGGTCGGCAGCACCGGCCCTGTCATCACCGTCTTCCTCGCCTGGTGGATGCTGGCCGAACCGGTGTCGGCACTGCAGATCGCCGGCACCGTGCTGGTGATCGCCGGCGTGCTGTGGGTGGGCCGGCGCTGA
- a CDS encoding helicase HerA-like C-terminal domain-containing protein yields MAEPLHIARAGDLSLALLPNMANRHGLITGATGTGKTVTLQSLAERFSYIGTPVFMADVKGDLSGMAAAGTVSPKLQQRLDMLGITDFVPYPSPVCFWDVFGESGHPIRATVSDMGPLLLARLLGLNETQAGVLTIVFKVADDHGLLLLDMKDLRALVQHVGDNAAQFKTQYGNISTASIGAIQRGLLQLEEQGADRFFGEPMLDIADLMTFDEHGRGTINILAADRLYNSPKLYSTFLLWLLAELFEQLPEVGDMDKPKLVFFFDEAHLLFNEAPPALLEKIEQVVRLIRSKGVGVYFVTQNPLDVPDSVLAQLGNRVQHALRAFTPRDQKAVKTAAQTMRQNPKFDAEQAILELGTGEALVSFLDEKGRPSMVERAFVLPPASRLGPLTADERSAMIQHSPMRGRYEQTLDRESAYEMLAAAVNANPVATGKPVPGAQPGATNAPAGDGGLLGGLQDLVFGSTGPRGGQRDGLAQTAAKTVARTVASSIGREIVRGVLGSILGGRRK; encoded by the coding sequence ATGGCCGAACCGCTCCACATCGCCCGCGCCGGCGACCTCTCGCTCGCCCTGCTGCCGAATATGGCCAACCGCCACGGGCTCATCACCGGCGCCACCGGCACCGGCAAGACCGTCACGCTGCAGTCGCTGGCCGAACGCTTCTCCTATATAGGTACTCCGGTGTTCATGGCCGACGTGAAGGGCGACCTCTCGGGCATGGCTGCGGCCGGCACCGTCAGCCCGAAGCTGCAGCAGCGCCTCGACATGCTGGGCATCACCGATTTCGTGCCCTACCCGAGCCCGGTCTGCTTCTGGGACGTGTTCGGCGAATCCGGCCACCCGATCCGCGCCACCGTCAGCGACATGGGCCCGCTGCTGCTGGCCCGTCTGCTCGGTCTGAACGAAACGCAGGCGGGCGTGCTCACCATCGTGTTCAAGGTGGCCGACGACCACGGCCTGCTGCTGCTCGACATGAAGGACCTGCGCGCGCTGGTACAGCACGTCGGCGACAACGCGGCGCAGTTCAAGACCCAGTACGGCAACATCTCGACCGCGTCGATCGGCGCCATCCAGCGCGGCCTGCTGCAGCTCGAGGAGCAGGGCGCCGACCGCTTCTTCGGCGAACCGATGCTGGACATCGCCGACCTGATGACCTTCGACGAGCACGGCCGCGGCACCATCAACATCCTGGCCGCTGACCGCCTGTACAACTCGCCCAAGCTCTACTCCACCTTCCTGCTGTGGCTGCTGGCCGAACTGTTCGAACAGCTGCCGGAAGTGGGCGACATGGACAAGCCCAAGCTGGTGTTCTTCTTCGACGAAGCCCACCTGCTGTTCAACGAGGCGCCGCCGGCGCTGCTGGAAAAGATCGAACAGGTGGTGCGGCTGATCCGCTCAAAGGGCGTCGGCGTCTATTTCGTGACGCAGAACCCGCTGGACGTGCCCGATTCGGTGCTCGCCCAGCTCGGCAACCGGGTGCAGCACGCGCTGCGCGCGTTCACGCCGCGCGACCAGAAAGCGGTCAAGACCGCTGCCCAGACCATGCGGCAGAACCCCAAATTCGACGCCGAACAGGCCATCCTCGAACTGGGCACCGGCGAAGCGCTGGTGTCCTTCCTCGACGAGAAGGGCCGGCCGTCTATGGTCGAGCGCGCCTTCGTGCTGCCGCCGGCATCCCGCCTCGGCCCGCTGACCGCGGACGAGCGCAGCGCGATGATCCAGCACTCACCGATGCGCGGCCGCTACGAACAGACGCTGGACCGCGAGTCCGCCTACGAGATGCTGGCCGCTGCAGTGAACGCGAATCCGGTCGCCACCGGCAAGCCTGTGCCGGGCGCACAACCCGGTGCGACCAACGCGCCAGCCGGTGACGGCGGCCTGCTCGGCGGGCTGCAGGATCTGGTGTTCGGCTCGACCGGCCCGCGCGGCGGCCAGCGTGACGGTCTGGCCCAGACCGCCGCCAAGACGGTGGCGCGCACCGTCGCCAGCTCGATCGGCCGCGAAATCGTGCGCGGCGTGCTCGGTTCCATCCTCGGCGGACGACGAAAATAG
- a CDS encoding sensor domain-containing diguanylate cyclase — MSTEPASRPPDTPDAAHSPRRLQTSVVWRTMLLMLFFGGLVGVLVALASTVMVGREERERMQRQLAELMATVERTASVAAFARDEQLANEVAQGLLLNDAVARVVITEADHVLASVGEADTEAGVLRLPVLVRPLTSPFSPDQQVGELRLWPASSKIAQAAGSYSRFIAIILLIELVFVVLSVAWVVLNVFTRPVKKLSDDLHHLEIGVGKHVSVPTGHAGDEIGRLAGDVNALITRMDDLLAAERDTRAQLEASERKFRLIFESAETGIFTVDNAGRLHDWNPWLAAKLRLPAREGSDRSYALGTLLGDASSRLDTLMVRALSDQRPTSADFGVQYGESGVLWLHVVLNPLPDGLLQGIANDVTERKRAEASALAMAERDPLTGLLNRRGIEHRLSSALESLHGSGLALMLVDLDGFKQVNDTQGHEAGDRVLSWVARQLEAVVRRTDLVARLGGDEFVVVLCALESPDTARFIAAKIVSALARPIDAGGNQPVQIGASVGIAYTDSRADAPEALMRRADEAMYEAKRAGKSQYRFAS, encoded by the coding sequence TTGAGTACTGAACCGGCTTCCCGCCCGCCCGACACGCCCGACGCAGCGCACTCGCCGCGCCGGCTGCAGACCAGCGTGGTCTGGCGGACCATGCTGCTGATGCTGTTCTTCGGCGGTCTGGTCGGCGTTCTGGTCGCGCTGGCCAGTACCGTCATGGTCGGCCGGGAAGAACGGGAGCGGATGCAGCGGCAGCTGGCCGAGCTGATGGCCACCGTCGAACGCACCGCCAGCGTCGCTGCCTTCGCGCGCGACGAACAACTGGCGAACGAGGTGGCCCAGGGCCTGCTGCTCAACGATGCGGTCGCCCGCGTCGTCATCACCGAAGCCGACCACGTGCTGGCGTCGGTGGGCGAGGCCGACACCGAGGCAGGCGTGCTGCGGCTGCCGGTGCTGGTCCGCCCGCTGACCTCGCCGTTCTCGCCCGACCAGCAGGTCGGCGAGCTGAGGTTGTGGCCGGCCAGTTCGAAGATCGCACAGGCTGCGGGTTCCTATTCGCGTTTCATCGCCATCATCCTGCTGATCGAGCTGGTGTTCGTCGTGCTGTCGGTTGCCTGGGTGGTGCTGAACGTATTCACGCGCCCGGTGAAGAAGCTGTCGGACGACCTGCATCACCTCGAAATCGGTGTCGGCAAGCATGTTTCGGTACCGACCGGACACGCCGGCGACGAGATCGGCCGGCTGGCCGGCGACGTCAATGCGCTGATCACGCGGATGGACGACCTGCTCGCCGCCGAGCGCGATACGCGGGCACAGCTCGAGGCATCCGAGCGCAAGTTCAGGCTCATCTTCGAGAGCGCGGAAACGGGCATCTTCACCGTCGACAATGCCGGTCGCCTGCACGACTGGAACCCCTGGCTGGCGGCCAAGCTGCGACTGCCGGCGCGCGAAGGCAGCGATCGCAGCTATGCGCTGGGCACCCTGCTCGGCGACGCTTCGTCACGGCTCGACACGCTGATGGTGCGCGCACTGAGCGACCAGCGTCCGACCTCGGCCGATTTCGGCGTGCAGTACGGCGAATCGGGCGTGCTCTGGCTGCACGTCGTGCTCAACCCTCTGCCCGACGGCCTGCTGCAGGGCATCGCCAACGACGTGACCGAACGCAAGCGCGCCGAGGCGAGCGCGCTGGCGATGGCCGAGCGCGACCCGCTGACCGGTCTGCTGAACCGGCGCGGCATCGAGCACCGGCTCAGCAGCGCGCTGGAAAGCCTGCACGGCAGCGGTCTGGCGCTGATGCTGGTCGATCTCGACGGCTTCAAGCAGGTGAATGACACGCAGGGCCACGAAGCCGGCGACCGCGTGCTCAGCTGGGTCGCCCGACAGCTCGAAGCCGTCGTGCGGCGCACCGATCTGGTCGCGCGGCTGGGCGGCGACGAGTTCGTCGTCGTGCTGTGCGCGCTGGAAAGCCCGGACACCGCGCGCTTCATCGCCGCCAAGATCGTCAGCGCACTGGCACGGCCGATAGACGCCGGCGGCAACCAGCCGGTGCAGATCGGCGCCAGTGTCGGCATCGCCTACACCGACTCCCGGGCAGACGCACCGGAAGCATTGATGCGCCGTGCCGACGAGGCGATGTACGAAGCCAAGCGCGCCGGCAAGTCGCAGTACCGCTTCGCATCCTAG
- a CDS encoding signal protein encodes MTTTRLLIALLAISASSGALADDPASEPLWHFGGFGTLGAGYHSQEDVVYRRDLEQAGGIEGDKLGFRLDTRIGLQASATFNPRWSTTIQAVSRLNSEGNWAPMLSWGFVRYAPTDWLELRAGRLGADIYLEGDSRHVGYAYTAARPPTEVYGVVTQDRFDGADLTLRTPIGDGLGSVKVYGGQSRGDFYLYGQRVTQDDATTVGATIEWASDTLTLKAAWADIHARGDRSLVELRDALASVPLAQAQLRASQIQTSHHITFAGLSARYENGPWSLQGILARETFSQFPRYSGWGSSVVAGYRIGAWKPYLTWGRISFEPDDSALTLPAPAAALQVVYDRVVDRLTMNQRTFGAGVRYDFATDYALKVQIEKINASSSSILITPSGLPVRDASLTLFTVVLDFVF; translated from the coding sequence GTGACAACTACAAGACTTCTGATCGCTCTGCTGGCCATCAGTGCCAGCAGCGGCGCGCTGGCGGACGACCCGGCCAGCGAACCGTTGTGGCATTTCGGCGGCTTCGGCACGCTGGGCGCCGGCTATCACAGCCAGGAGGACGTCGTCTATCGGCGCGATCTCGAACAGGCCGGCGGCATCGAGGGTGACAAGCTCGGCTTCCGTCTGGACACCCGCATCGGCCTGCAGGCGAGCGCCACCTTCAATCCGCGCTGGTCGACGACGATACAGGCGGTCAGTCGCCTGAACAGTGAAGGCAACTGGGCACCCATGCTGAGCTGGGGCTTCGTGCGCTACGCCCCGACCGACTGGCTGGAACTGCGTGCCGGACGGCTCGGCGCCGACATCTACCTCGAAGGCGATTCGCGCCACGTCGGCTATGCCTACACCGCGGCGCGGCCGCCGACCGAAGTGTACGGCGTGGTGACGCAGGACCGCTTCGACGGCGCCGACCTCACGCTGCGCACGCCGATCGGCGACGGTCTGGGCAGCGTCAAGGTGTATGGCGGGCAGTCGCGCGGCGACTTCTACCTGTACGGCCAGCGGGTGACGCAGGACGACGCGACCACCGTGGGCGCGACGATCGAATGGGCGAGCGACACGCTGACGCTGAAGGCGGCCTGGGCAGACATTCATGCGCGCGGCGACCGTTCGCTGGTGGAACTGCGCGATGCGCTGGCGTCGGTACCGCTGGCGCAGGCGCAGTTGCGGGCATCGCAGATACAGACTTCTCACCACATCACCTTCGCCGGTCTCAGCGCGCGCTACGAGAACGGCCCGTGGTCGCTGCAGGGCATACTCGCGCGCGAGACCTTCTCGCAGTTTCCGCGCTACTCCGGCTGGGGTTCGAGCGTGGTCGCCGGCTATCGCATCGGCGCGTGGAAGCCCTATCTGACCTGGGGACGCATCTCCTTCGAACCGGACGACAGTGCGCTGACGCTGCCGGCTCCGGCGGCTGCGCTGCAGGTCGTCTACGACCGCGTCGTCGACCGGCTGACGATGAATCAGCGCACTTTCGGCGCCGGTGTGCGTTATGACTTCGCCACCGATTACGCCTTGAAGGTACAAATCGAAAAGATCAATGCCTCATCGTCGTCGATACTGATCACCCCCAGCGGCCTGCCGGTCCGCGATGCCAGTCTGACGCTGTTCACCGTCGTGCTGGATTTCGTCTTCTGA
- a CDS encoding YebC/PmpR family DNA-binding transcriptional regulator: protein MAGHSKWANIQHRKGRQDAKRGKVFTKLIKEITVAARMGGSDPNFNPRLRMAVDKAKGENMPGDNIDRAIKRGTGELDGASYEEIRYEGYGIGGAAVMVDCLTDNRTRTVADVRHAFSKYGGNLGTDGSVAFMFKHCGQFIFAPGTSEDALMEAALEAGAEDVLTNDDGSIEVLSPPADFVAVKDALEKAGFKAEFAEVTMKPLNESPLAGDDAVKMQKLLDVLDSLDDVQEVYTTAVMDEE, encoded by the coding sequence ATGGCCGGTCATTCCAAGTGGGCCAACATCCAGCATCGCAAGGGTCGTCAGGACGCCAAGCGGGGCAAGGTGTTCACCAAGCTGATCAAGGAAATCACCGTGGCAGCCCGCATGGGCGGCAGTGATCCCAATTTCAATCCGCGCCTGCGCATGGCTGTGGACAAGGCGAAGGGCGAAAACATGCCCGGCGACAACATCGATCGCGCCATCAAGCGCGGTACCGGTGAGCTCGACGGGGCAAGCTACGAGGAAATCCGCTACGAAGGGTACGGCATCGGGGGTGCTGCTGTCATGGTCGACTGCCTGACCGACAATCGCACCCGCACCGTCGCCGACGTACGCCATGCCTTCTCCAAGTATGGCGGCAACCTCGGCACCGACGGCTCGGTGGCTTTCATGTTCAAGCACTGCGGCCAGTTCATCTTCGCTCCGGGCACCTCCGAGGACGCGCTGATGGAAGCGGCGCTGGAAGCCGGCGCCGAGGACGTGCTCACCAATGACGACGGCTCGATCGAGGTGCTCAGTCCGCCAGCCGACTTCGTTGCGGTCAAGGACGCGCTGGAAAAGGCCGGCTTCAAGGCCGAATTCGCCGAAGTGACGATGAAGCCGCTGAACGAAAGCCCGCTGGCCGGCGACGACGCAGTGAAGATGCAGAAACTGCTGGACGTGCTGGACAGCCTGGACGACGTGCAGGAGGTCTACACCACCGCGGTGATGGACGAAGAGTAA
- a CDS encoding heavy metal-binding domain-containing protein: MLLTTTPTLEGRPIRQYHGVVTGEAIIGANIFKDLFASIRNVVGGRAGAYESTLADARDAAMQEMSEAAAKLGANAVVGIDIDYEVLGADNGMLMVCVSGTAVST, translated from the coding sequence ATGCTGCTCACCACCACGCCCACGCTCGAAGGCCGGCCCATCCGCCAGTACCACGGCGTGGTCACCGGCGAAGCCATCATCGGCGCCAACATCTTCAAGGACCTGTTCGCCAGCATCCGCAATGTGGTCGGCGGCCGCGCCGGCGCCTACGAAAGCACGCTGGCCGACGCGCGCGACGCGGCGATGCAGGAAATGAGCGAGGCGGCGGCGAAGCTGGGCGCCAACGCGGTGGTCGGCATCGACATCGACTACGAAGTGCTGGGCGCCGACAACGGCATGCTGATGGTGTGCGTGAGCGGTACCGCGGTCAGTACGTGA
- the metX gene encoding homoserine O-succinyltransferase MetX produces the protein MANEISIPEDSVGIVSPLCARFDTPLTLKSGAVLPGFELMYETYGELNAARSNAVLVCPALSGHHHAAGIHADAPKNTGWWDNLIGPGKPLDTRKFFVISVNNLGGCHGSTGPMSTNPETGKPWGADFPVVTVEDWVAAQSLLADRLGIDCWAAIIGGSLGGMQAMAWSIHLPARVRHALVIASAPKLTAQNIAFNEVARQAIITDPDFHGGHFYEHNTLPRRGLRLARMLGHITYQSDDLMAEKFGRRLREGGRKFSFEVEFEVESYLRYQGDKFAGSFDANTYLLATRALDYFDPAHDAGGDLANAFAPATADYLLVSFSTDWRFAPSRSREIVDALMRKGRNVSYAEIESSAGHDSFLLDDPHYHAVLRAYFDNITV, from the coding sequence ATGGCCAACGAAATATCCATCCCTGAAGACAGCGTCGGCATCGTCAGCCCGCTGTGCGCGCGTTTCGACACGCCGCTGACGCTGAAGAGCGGCGCCGTACTGCCGGGTTTCGAGCTGATGTACGAAACCTATGGCGAACTGAACGCCGCCCGCTCGAACGCCGTGCTGGTCTGTCCGGCACTGTCCGGTCACCATCACGCGGCCGGCATCCACGCTGACGCGCCGAAGAACACCGGCTGGTGGGACAACCTGATCGGCCCGGGCAAGCCGCTCGATACGCGCAAGTTCTTCGTCATCAGCGTCAACAATCTCGGCGGCTGCCACGGCTCGACCGGCCCGATGAGCACCAATCCGGAAACCGGCAAGCCCTGGGGGGCGGATTTCCCGGTGGTGACGGTGGAGGACTGGGTGGCGGCGCAGTCATTGCTGGCCGACCGCCTCGGCATCGACTGCTGGGCGGCCATCATCGGCGGCAGCCTGGGCGGCATGCAGGCGATGGCGTGGTCCATCCATCTGCCGGCGCGCGTGCGCCATGCGCTGGTGATCGCGTCGGCACCCAAGCTGACGGCGCAGAACATCGCGTTCAACGAGGTGGCGCGCCAGGCCATCATCACCGACCCGGATTTCCACGGCGGCCACTTCTACGAGCACAACACGCTGCCGCGTCGCGGTCTGCGGCTGGCGCGCATGCTGGGTCACATCACCTACCAGTCGGACGACCTGATGGCCGAGAAATTCGGACGCCGGCTGCGCGAGGGCGGACGCAAGTTCAGTTTCGAGGTCGAGTTCGAGGTCGAGTCCTATCTGCGCTACCAAGGTGACAAGTTCGCTGGCAGCTTTGACGCCAATACCTATCTGCTGGCCACTCGCGCGCTCGATTACTTCGACCCGGCGCACGACGCCGGCGGCGATCTGGCAAACGCCTTCGCGCCGGCCACGGCCGACTACCTGCTGGTGTCCTTCTCGACCGACTGGCGCTTCGCGCCGTCGCGCTCGCGCGAAATCGTCGATGCGCTGATGCGCAAGGGGCGCAACGTGAGCTATGCGGAGATCGAATCGTCGGCCGGCCACGATTCCTTCCTGCTCGACGATCCGCACTACCACGCAGTACTGCGTGCATATTTCGACAACATCACGGTGTGA